DNA from Acidobacteriota bacterium:
AGGCGGTCCGGTTGACGTACACGGAAAGCGTCGGGCCCGGTTCCCACCAGCCGGGGTAGTAGTAGTTCTTCGCCACCCGCTGGAAGCCGAGCTTCTCGTCGTCGTACGGGCCTACCCACTCGGCGGCATCGACCACTCCGCGTTCCAGCGCGGGATATATCTCTCCGCCGGGAATCGTCTGAACGGTCACTCCGAGACGGCTCAGCACCTCGGCGCCCAGACCGGGGATACGCATCTTCAGACCGCGCAGTTCGTCCAGCGTGCTGACCTCGCGGCGGAACCAGCCGCCCATCTGCCCGCCCGTGTTACCGGCAGGGAAGTTCACGATGTTGAAGTCCGCGAACACCTCGCGCATGAGTTCCAGGCCGCCGCCATGGTAGAGCCAGGCGTTCTGCTGGCGCGTGTTCAGGCCGAACGGCATGGCGGTGTCGAAGGCCACGGCCGGGTTCTTCCCCGTGTAGTAGTAGCTCGCGGTGTGGCCGAGTTCGACCGTGCCCTGCTGCACCGCGTCCAGGACGCCCAGCCCCGGGACGAGTTCGCCTGCGGGGTAGGGGCGGATCCGGAACCGGCCTTCGGACAGGCTCTCGACTCGTTCCGCGAACACTTCCGCGCCGCCGAAGATCGTGTCGAGGCCGCGCGGGAAACTGGAGGCCAGACGCCAGTTCAGGCGGGGCTTCGTGACCACGGCCGGTGCGCCGTCCGGTCCCGCTGCAGGGCCGCCGCAGGCGGCGACGGCGCCCGCTCC
Protein-coding regions in this window:
- a CDS encoding TRAP transporter substrate-binding protein; translated protein: MRRRDFLGKAVAVTAGAGAVAACGGPAAGPDGAPAVVTKPRLNWRLASSFPRGLDTIFGGAEVFAERVESLSEGRFRIRPYPAGELVPGLGVLDAVQQGTVELGHTASYYYTGKNPAVAFDTAMPFGLNTRQQNAWLYHGGGLELMREVFADFNIVNFPAGNTGGQMGGWFRREVSTLDELRGLKMRIPGLGAEVLSRLGVTVQTIPGGEIYPALERGVVDAAEWVGPYDDEKLGFQRVAKNYYYPGWWEPGPTLSVYVNRTAWDGLPTEYQSIVQSAAAEANVDMISRYDAVNPGALKRLVDGGVTLRPFSDEIMTASRDAAFELMNENAAADAGYRKIFESWDEVRQSSFRWFSTAEQAYARFSFGGG